A window of Verrucomicrobiota bacterium JB022 contains these coding sequences:
- a CDS encoding sialate O-acetylesterase codes for MRFPTLPLVGLASLLWQSVALAVTPAPIFTDHMVLQRDLPVKVWGTGEPGEKVTVSFAGQRQSATTDDAGQWSVALSPLKASHEGRELEIRGRNTITYQDVLVGEVWLCSGQSNMEKPLGEKKGQRPTDNYRSELAAADHPNLRLYHVPRQGKVKNADVQMQWLQTTPETLEQSEFSAVGYFFGQDILNNLDVPVGIIHSSFGGTMIEAWMPEQAFTSTPKLEKLFRERYFAWVKGVQASELYQSMITPVAPYTLRGFLWYQGEANAMLGEEDIYATKLEALVQSWRQVWDREDAPFYFVQLAPFNYSEWESFPTWMTSEALPRFWEVQASIDLPHTGSVVTTDLAGDAKDIHPTAKKEVGRRLANLAMVETYGRDDILAYSPTFKDFKVQDDGTVQIDFENVGDGLRRNSGNALSHFELAGKGRNFEPAEARLLDKDTVVVSSSLVRHPEAVRFAWHETATPNLVNSAGLPAQPFRTDSWPVQMTRPKPTDVATLGWDAVPQILERIQAPTFPNRDFKVTDYGAKGDGKADNTDAIRKAIKAAHEAGGGRVVIPEGTFMTGAVHLLSNVNLHVSEGATLRFIFDENKYFPLVHTRYEGTEHMGISPLIYAFEQENIAITGKGTLDGSATPETWWGWDWNEYEGGICKESKERLLQMGADGVPVEDRVFGPGSYLRPNFIQPYRCKNVLIEGVKIVRSPMWIVHPVLSENVTVRGLHIESHGPNNDGCNPESSRDVLIEETLFDTGDDCIAIKSGKNNDGRRVGKASENIIVRNCRMKEGHGGVVLGSEVSGDIRNVFVENCLMDSPHLDRALRFKSNTVRGGIVENIYMRDVEVGQTVLGVVTANFMYDHRSKGPHQPVVRNVHVERVTSHGSPRVMSIVGIPEGVIDGIHFRDCTFTNITHPDIVKDAGQITFENVIIEPKAEK; via the coding sequence ATGCGTTTCCCCACCCTTCCCCTCGTTGGCCTCGCGTCGCTGCTCTGGCAGTCTGTCGCGCTGGCCGTGACGCCCGCTCCGATCTTCACCGATCACATGGTGCTTCAGCGTGACCTGCCGGTCAAAGTCTGGGGCACAGGTGAGCCGGGCGAAAAAGTTACCGTCTCGTTCGCCGGTCAACGCCAGTCTGCCACGACCGACGACGCCGGCCAGTGGTCGGTCGCCCTCTCGCCGCTCAAGGCCAGCCATGAAGGCCGCGAGCTGGAGATCCGTGGCCGCAACACGATCACCTATCAGGACGTTCTGGTAGGCGAAGTGTGGCTCTGCTCCGGCCAATCCAACATGGAAAAGCCGCTGGGCGAAAAGAAGGGCCAACGCCCGACCGACAATTACCGGAGCGAACTCGCTGCGGCAGACCACCCGAATCTGCGCCTCTACCACGTGCCCCGCCAGGGAAAGGTGAAGAACGCCGACGTGCAGATGCAGTGGCTGCAGACCACGCCCGAGACGCTGGAGCAGTCGGAATTCTCCGCCGTGGGTTACTTCTTCGGGCAGGACATCCTGAACAACCTCGACGTGCCGGTGGGCATCATCCACAGCAGCTTTGGTGGCACCATGATTGAGGCATGGATGCCCGAGCAGGCCTTTACCTCGACCCCCAAGCTGGAGAAGCTCTTCCGCGAGAGGTACTTCGCGTGGGTCAAGGGCGTGCAGGCCAGCGAGCTCTACCAGAGCATGATCACGCCCGTCGCCCCCTACACCCTGCGCGGCTTCCTCTGGTATCAAGGCGAGGCCAATGCCATGCTGGGCGAAGAGGACATTTACGCCACCAAGCTGGAGGCCCTCGTGCAGAGCTGGCGCCAGGTCTGGGACCGCGAAGACGCGCCGTTTTACTTCGTGCAGCTCGCCCCCTTCAACTACAGCGAATGGGAGAGCTTCCCGACGTGGATGACCTCGGAAGCCCTGCCCCGCTTCTGGGAGGTGCAGGCCTCCATCGACCTCCCTCACACCGGCTCGGTCGTGACGACCGACCTCGCGGGCGATGCCAAGGACATCCACCCCACGGCCAAGAAAGAAGTGGGCCGCCGCCTCGCCAACCTCGCGATGGTGGAAACCTACGGCCGCGATGACATCCTCGCCTACAGCCCCACCTTCAAGGACTTCAAGGTGCAGGACGACGGCACGGTGCAGATCGACTTTGAAAACGTGGGCGATGGCCTGCGTCGCAACAGCGGCAATGCCCTGAGCCACTTCGAGCTCGCGGGCAAGGGCCGCAACTTCGAACCCGCCGAAGCCCGCCTGCTCGACAAGGACACCGTCGTCGTCAGCAGCTCGCTCGTGCGTCACCCGGAGGCCGTCCGCTTTGCCTGGCACGAGACGGCTACGCCCAACCTCGTCAACTCCGCCGGCCTGCCCGCCCAGCCCTTCCGCACCGACAGCTGGCCGGTGCAGATGACGCGCCCCAAGCCCACCGACGTGGCCACGCTCGGCTGGGACGCCGTCCCCCAGATCCTCGAACGCATCCAGGCCCCCACCTTCCCCAACCGCGACTTCAAGGTAACCGACTACGGTGCCAAGGGCGACGGCAAGGCCGACAACACCGATGCCATCCGCAAGGCCATCAAAGCCGCGCATGAAGCAGGCGGCGGGCGCGTCGTGATCCCGGAAGGCACCTTCATGACCGGCGCGGTGCACCTGCTCAGCAACGTGAACCTGCACGTGAGCGAAGGCGCCACCCTGCGCTTCATCTTCGACGAGAATAAATACTTCCCGCTCGTCCACACCCGCTACGAGGGCACCGAGCACATGGGCATCTCGCCGCTCATCTACGCCTTTGAGCAGGAAAACATCGCCATCACCGGCAAGGGCACGCTCGACGGCAGCGCCACCCCCGAAACCTGGTGGGGCTGGGACTGGAACGAATACGAAGGCGGCATTTGCAAGGAAAGCAAGGAGCGCCTGCTCCAGATGGGGGCCGACGGCGTGCCGGTCGAGGACCGCGTCTTCGGGCCCGGCTCTTACCTGCGCCCTAACTTCATCCAGCCCTACCGCTGCAAAAACGTCCTGATCGAGGGCGTGAAGATCGTACGCTCGCCCATGTGGATCGTCCACCCCGTGCTGAGCGAAAACGTGACCGTGCGCGGCCTCCACATCGAGAGCCACGGCCCCAACAACGACGGTTGCAACCCCGAGTCTTCTCGCGACGTGCTGATCGAAGAGACGCTCTTCGACACCGGGGACGACTGCATTGCCATCAAGTCGGGCAAGAACAACGACGGGCGCCGCGTGGGCAAAGCCAGCGAAAACATCATCGTGCGCAACTGCCGCATGAAGGAAGGCCATGGCGGCGTGGTGCTCGGCAGCGAAGTCTCCGGCGACATCCGCAACGTCTTCGTCGAAAACTGCCTGATGGACAGCCCGCACCTCGACCGCGCCCTGCGCTTCAAGTCCAACACCGTGCGCGGCGGCATCGTGGAAAACATCTACATGCGCGACGTGGAAGTCGGCCAGACCGTGCTCGGCGTCGTCACCGCCAACTTCATGTATGACCACCGCAGCAAGGGCCCGCACCAGCCCGTCGTGCGCAACGTGCACGTAGAGCGCGTCACCAGCCACGGCAGCCCGCGCGTCATGTCGATCGTCGGCATCCCCGAAGGCGTCATCGACGGCATCCACTTCCGCGACTGCACCTTCACCAACATCACCCACCCCGACATTGTGAAGGACGCCGGCCAGATCACCTTCGAAAACGTGATCATCGAGCCCAAGGCCGAGAAGTAA
- a CDS encoding glycoside hydrolase family 2 TIM barrel-domain containing protein has protein sequence MRPHIANLKKVIRSGLTLSLASAGALQAEQRLPLADGWLFHHGELANGSTVSSLSFPKNEWQKVTIPHDWSIASTPDPEAATEGGGGFFETGTGWYRTTFEAPQAWQGQQVALYFEGVFQDTTVWINGQTVATHAYGYTPFRVDLTPHLKLGQENHILVRANNSVQPNTRFYSGSGIFRPVRLEVRDPAHVLPESLYARTRNVGPDQALVDVEAQISDSSLLQEGDEIVFRLLDGKTEAAVAHAAYQEKWKPQQVARGLLEVKHPKPWSPESPHLYTLTAQVLRGGKVVDETSQTIGLRTIRISSQNGFELNGKPYLLNGGNVHHDNGPLGGAAFAAAEWRKAKLLRDAGYNALRTAHNPPSSAFLEACDRLGILVFDESFDGWKSKKVAHDYGVIFDENWEQDLRAFIKRDRHHPSVVMWSIGNEVYERGNDDGIQRAHNMAAVIRQLDRSRPITIGLNGLGDTGDWTRLDGIFFALDAAGYNYELQQRHAEDHERLPNRVMYASESYQYEVFENWQAIHQHPYIIGEFVWSAIDYLGEAGIGRVFPPNEEARAHWEGTHFPWHGAYCGDIDLIGTRKPISYYRDVIWDTGTTLHAAVLPHPLEGGEWNQTLWSLPPAETSWNWPQYAGQEMKVEVYSRHPEVSLYLNGNLIGTAPTSEAEQFKATFAVPYQPGRLEARAGGETFVLETAGEPKQIALQAEMPQFHPDGHRLAFVNVALQDAEGRLNPTASLPVTYRVEGPAEIIGIGSGDVTDTASYQSNPRKTYQGRALVVVRATGEGKVKLTAEAPGISPQTLTLSF, from the coding sequence ACTGGAGCATCGCCAGCACGCCCGACCCTGAAGCGGCGACCGAAGGCGGCGGCGGCTTTTTCGAGACCGGCACCGGCTGGTACCGCACGACTTTCGAGGCCCCGCAGGCATGGCAAGGCCAGCAGGTTGCGCTCTATTTCGAGGGCGTCTTTCAGGATACGACGGTCTGGATCAACGGCCAGACGGTCGCCACCCATGCCTACGGCTACACGCCTTTCCGCGTTGATTTGACGCCGCACCTCAAGCTGGGGCAGGAAAACCACATCCTCGTGCGCGCCAACAACTCCGTGCAGCCCAATACGCGCTTTTACAGCGGTTCGGGCATCTTCCGCCCCGTGCGCCTCGAAGTGCGCGACCCCGCCCACGTGCTGCCCGAGTCGCTCTACGCCCGCACCCGCAACGTGGGGCCCGATCAGGCGCTGGTGGATGTCGAGGCCCAGATTTCGGACAGCTCGCTGCTGCAGGAGGGCGACGAGATCGTCTTCCGCCTGCTCGACGGCAAGACGGAGGCCGCAGTGGCCCACGCTGCCTATCAGGAGAAGTGGAAGCCGCAGCAAGTCGCCCGTGGCCTGCTGGAGGTGAAGCACCCCAAACCGTGGTCGCCCGAATCGCCCCACCTCTACACGCTGACCGCCCAGGTGCTGCGCGGCGGCAAGGTGGTCGACGAGACCTCGCAGACGATCGGCCTGCGCACGATCCGCATCTCCTCGCAAAACGGTTTTGAGCTGAACGGCAAGCCCTACCTGCTCAACGGCGGTAACGTGCACCACGACAACGGCCCGCTGGGCGGGGCAGCCTTTGCCGCCGCCGAGTGGCGCAAGGCCAAGCTGCTGCGCGACGCCGGCTACAATGCCCTGCGCACGGCCCACAACCCGCCCTCCAGCGCCTTCCTCGAAGCCTGCGACCGCCTGGGCATCCTTGTGTTCGACGAGTCGTTCGACGGCTGGAAGTCCAAGAAGGTGGCGCACGACTACGGCGTGATCTTCGACGAGAATTGGGAGCAGGACCTGCGCGCGTTCATCAAGCGTGACCGCCACCACCCGTCGGTCGTGATGTGGAGCATCGGCAACGAAGTCTACGAGCGCGGCAACGACGACGGCATCCAGCGCGCGCACAACATGGCCGCCGTGATCCGCCAGCTCGACCGCAGCCGCCCCATCACCATCGGGCTCAACGGCCTCGGCGACACGGGCGACTGGACGCGCCTCGACGGTATTTTCTTCGCGCTCGACGCCGCCGGCTACAACTACGAGCTGCAGCAGCGCCACGCCGAAGACCACGAGCGCCTGCCGAACCGGGTGATGTATGCCTCGGAGTCGTATCAATACGAGGTCTTTGAAAACTGGCAGGCGATCCACCAGCACCCCTACATCATCGGCGAATTTGTCTGGAGCGCGATTGACTACCTCGGCGAAGCCGGCATCGGTCGCGTCTTCCCGCCCAACGAGGAAGCCCGCGCCCACTGGGAGGGCACGCACTTCCCCTGGCACGGCGCGTATTGCGGCGACATCGACCTGATCGGCACCCGCAAGCCCATCTCCTACTACCGCGATGTGATCTGGGACACGGGCACGACGCTGCACGCGGCCGTGCTGCCCCACCCGCTCGAAGGCGGCGAATGGAACCAGACCCTCTGGTCGCTCCCGCCCGCCGAAACGAGCTGGAACTGGCCTCAATACGCCGGGCAGGAAATGAAGGTGGAAGTCTACTCGCGCCATCCGGAGGTGAGCCTCTACCTCAACGGCAACCTCATCGGCACGGCGCCCACGAGCGAAGCCGAGCAGTTCAAGGCCACCTTTGCAGTGCCCTACCAGCCGGGTCGCCTCGAAGCGCGCGCGGGCGGCGAAACCTTCGTCCTGGAAACGGCGGGTGAGCCCAAGCAGATCGCGCTGCAGGCCGAGATGCCGCAATTCCACCCCGACGGCCATCGCCTCGCCTTCGTCAACGTGGCCCTACAGGATGCCGAGGGCCGCCTGAACCCCACCGCCAGCCTGCCCGTGACCTACCGAGTCGAGGGCCCGGCCGAGATCATCGGCATCGGCAGCGGCGATGTGACCGACACCGCTTCCTACCAATCCAACCCGCGCAAGACCTACCAGGGTCGCGCGTTGGTCGTGGTCCGCGCAACCGGCGAAGGCAAAGTAAAGCTCACCGCCGAAGCCCCGGGAATTTCCCCGCAGACCCTGACTCTCAGTTTCTAG